The window TTTCGGAATCAAATCCCTCCATGGGATGAGCCACAAAACGGTTGGGAATCACCCTTCTCCCAATGCGCAAGGGCTCGCTTAATACCGACAGATTTGAATCTTTCGGAAGTTCGAGTCCGAACGCAGCACATTCATGCTCGAGTTCATCGATACGTTTAAACAGGAATCGCCGGTGAGTGTGTCTGTCAATTCGAGGCGGTGTATTCATGATAAACTACTTTCCGGCAGTGCCTATCCATTTAAGTACATCCCGTACTGTATCGGATATTGCTGCATACTTTTTTGATTCGAGGAACTCTTTTTTGATAAGCTTACTTCCCATTCCCAGGCATGCTGCGCCGGCGTCGATCCATTGTCTGATATTTTCTTCAGTCGAATCCACCCCGCCGGTGGGCATGAGCCGGACCCATGGCATAGGCGCCTTTACTGTTTTGATAAAACCGGGACCACCCACCGGGCCGCCGGGAAATATCTTGACTATTTCCGCCCCCAGCTCCTCGGCGGCGGATATCTCACTTACACTCCCGGCACCGGGAATACAGGCGACTTTCCGGCGGTTACACAACCGGGCAATCTCGGGATTGAAAACCGGACTCACGATAAAATTCGCTCCATGGGCCAGAAAGAGCGCTGCAGTCGGTGCATCGACAACAGAACCGACCCCCAGGATAACCGACAACGAATTCGATTCACAATGGGACACAAGACGATCGAATACCTGAAGTGCCCCGGGGCCGCGGGAAGTGAATTCCAGAAGTGACGCTCCCGCATCGTGAACAGCCGAAAGAACATTGATACCCACATCGGGGTCGGAATTGTAAAAGAGTGGAACCAGTTTTTCGGCAAGCATGGTATTGTAAACAGTCAAACGATCGAATTGCGGCATAACGTCTCCTTTATATCAATAGAACTCTGATTTGCAGTTCATGTACGGCGCCCGTCTTGTAGATTTACAGCCGTTGAACCGTCAAACCGCCGTCAACCATAATTACCTGGCCGGTTGAATACGGGAAATCTCTCCGTACCAGGGATGCCGCCGCTTTTCCGACATCCTCGGGAAATCCCCATCGCGGCTGCACACATAAGCCGTCACCGATAAGCTTGTCGTATTTCTCCTTTACTCCCGCGGTCATGTCGGTTTGTATAATGCCCGGTCTGATTTCGTATACCGGAATATCATACTCTCCAAGCCGAGCAGCCCAGAGCATGGTTGCCATACCGATACCGGCCTTGGAAATACAATATTCGCCGCGGCTCGGTGATGCTACCGTTGCGGATATAGAAGATATATTGATAATGCATCCGGAAAATTCGTCAACGAATTTCCGCTGTTCGATCATCCATCGGGCAACAGCCTGGGTGAGAAAATAGGGACCATGAAGGTTTATTTTCATTACCCGTTCAAAGCTCTCTTCAGTCGCTTCAAGAATATCGTTACGCACAAGCGGCGCCACCCCTGCGTTGTTTACCAGTACATCGCACCGGCCAAAACGATCCTTTACCGCTGCAACCAGCCCTTCCCGGTGGACGGCGTCGGAAATATCAGCGCGCACATACAAAGGTTCGGCGCCATATTGCCCAAGCTCTTCAAGGACTTCCCCCACACTAT is drawn from Chitinivibrionales bacterium and contains these coding sequences:
- a CDS encoding NADH:flavin oxidoreductase, which produces MNTPPRIDRHTHRRFLFKRIDELEHECAAFGLELPKDSNLSVLSEPLRIGRRVIPNRFVAHPMEGFDSETDGSPGELSFRRYIRYARGGFGLIWAEATAVLHEG
- a CDS encoding bifunctional 4-hydroxy-2-oxoglutarate aldolase/2-dehydro-3-deoxy-phosphogluconate aldolase; the protein is MPQFDRLTVYNTMLAEKLVPLFYNSDPDVGINVLSAVHDAGASLLEFTSRGPGALQVFDRLVSHCESNSLSVILGVGSVVDAPTAALFLAHGANFIVSPVFNPEIARLCNRRKVACIPGAGSVSEISAAEELGAEIVKIFPGGPVGGPGFIKTVKAPMPWVRLMPTGGVDSTEENIRQWIDAGAACLGMGSKLIKKEFLESKKYAAISDTVRDVLKWIGTAGK
- a CDS encoding 3-ketoacyl-ACP reductase, which codes for MTGKVALITGGCRGIGLGISRRLAAEGYAVAACGIREKDSVGEVLEELGQYGAEPLYVRADISDAVHREGLVAAVKDRFGRCDVLVNNAGVAPLVRNDILEATEESFERVMKINLHGPYFLTQAVARWMIEQRKFVDEFSGCIINISSISATVASPSRGEYCISKAGIGMATMLWAARLGEYDIPVYEIRPGIIQTDMTAGVKEKYDKLIGDGLCVQPRWGFPEDVGKAAASLVRRDFPYSTGQVIMVDGGLTVQRL